TCAGCGGTCCCGCGCTCTACCGCCACTTCTCCGGCAAGGACGCGATGCTCGCCGATCTGCTCATCGGCATCAGCGAGCGTCTTCTGGAGGAGGGCCGCCGCCGGGCGGGTGAGGCGACCGCCCCGGACGGCGCACTGGACGCCCTGATCGTCGGGCACGTCGACTTCGCGCTGGACGACCGCGACCTGATCACCCTGCACGACCGCGAGCTGCTGCACCTCAAGGAGGAGGACCGCCGCCGGGTCCGCCGCCTCCAGCGCGCCTACCTCGAGCTGTGGGTCGAGGTGGTCCGGCGGACCTACCCGGCCCTGGCCGAGCCGACCGCGGAGCCCACCGCCCGGACCGCCGTGCACGCCGTCTTCGGTCTGCTCAACTCCACCCCGCACAGCGCCGACCGCACCGGCCTGTCCCGGCCGGCCATGGCGGGCCTGCTGCGCGGTCTGGCCCAGGGCGCGTTCACGGCCGCCGCCGAGCAGGGCGCAGCGCAGTAGGAGGGCGCAGCGGAGTGGGGCGCGGCCGTCCGCCAGAGCGGTCTGCGGATCCGGTGCGTGCATACGGGTGAACTTTCCCGTTGGCCGACTTGGCGATTGCCTATGATCCACTTTCATGACGGAGAGTCAGATCATCGGAGCTGTGCGCCACGCGGCTGACGTGGTCATCCTCGGAGCCGGGCCCGCCGGGCTGGTGCTGGGCAACCTGTTGCTCGCGGCCGGGGTGGACTGCGTCATCCTCGAACGCGCCACCCGGGCCCAGTTGACCGCGAGGTCCCGGGCCGGGTTCCTGGCCGCCAACACGGTGCGGGTGCTGGATCGGCACGGCCTCGCCGAGGGCCTGCGCCGGCACGGCAAGGAGCACGCGGTCTGTGAGTTCCGTACCGAGGACGGCCGGTTCCGGCTGGACTACGGCGGGCTCGGCCTGGGCGAGCGGCACACGGTCTACCCGCAGCACCTGCTGGTGGCGGACCTGCTGACGCACTACCAGCAGGCCGGTGGGCAGATTCGTTTCGGCACCGAGGCACAGGCCGTCGCCGACATCGGCACCAGCCGCCCCCGGGTCACCGTCCGCGAGTCCGGCGGCCGGGAGGAGACCTGGCAGGCCCGGTACGTGGCCGGCTGCGACGGGCGGCACGGCGCGGCCCGCCGCTCGCTCCCACCGGGCAGCTTCCGCCACCACCGGCACGACCACGGCATCTCCTGGCTCGGTCTGCTCGCCGAGGCGCCGCCGAGCCTGGATGCCGTGGGCTACGCCGTTCACCCCCAGGGCTTCGCCGGACACATGGCGCGCACCCCCTCGGTCACCCGGTACTACCTCCAGACCGAGCGCGGCAGCGCGGCCGAAGCCTGGTCCGAGGAGCGGATCTGGGCGGAGTTGGAGCTGCGGATGCGGGCCACCGAGCACGGTCCGCTGCACCGGGGCCCGATCGTCCAGCGTGCCGTGGTCGACCTGGAGTCCGACGTGCTGGAACCGCTGCGCCACGGCTCGCTGATCCTCGCCGGTGACGCCGCGAGCCTGCTCAGCCCGTCGGCGGCCAAGGGGGCCAACCTGGCTGTCCTGGAAGCGGAGTTGCTGGCCGAGGCGCTCGTCGCGGACCTGATGCACGGCGATGGCGGCGGGCTGGCCACCTACTCGGAGCGGTGCCTCCGGTACATCTGGCGCGCGCAGGAGTTCTCGAACTGGATGGTCCGCCTCCTGCACACCACGCCCGGCCACGACGCCGGAGCACCGTTCCAGGACGCCCTGCGGCGCTCACGCCTGGACTCCCTGCGCACCTCGCGCAGCCACCAGGACTGGTTTGCCGAGCACTACGTCGGCGTCTGACGTCGGCGTCTGACCCTCC
This genomic interval from Kitasatospora gansuensis contains the following:
- a CDS encoding SACE_7040 family transcriptional regulator, which codes for MPNVPATPAVPRRDQIRKEAARLFAARGFLGVGVDEIGKAVGISGPALYRHFSGKDAMLADLLIGISERLLEEGRRRAGEATAPDGALDALIVGHVDFALDDRDLITLHDRELLHLKEEDRRRVRRLQRAYLELWVEVVRRTYPALAEPTAEPTARTAVHAVFGLLNSTPHSADRTGLSRPAMAGLLRGLAQGAFTAAAEQGAAQ
- a CDS encoding 4-hydroxybenzoate 3-monooxygenase — protein: MTESQIIGAVRHAADVVILGAGPAGLVLGNLLLAAGVDCVILERATRAQLTARSRAGFLAANTVRVLDRHGLAEGLRRHGKEHAVCEFRTEDGRFRLDYGGLGLGERHTVYPQHLLVADLLTHYQQAGGQIRFGTEAQAVADIGTSRPRVTVRESGGREETWQARYVAGCDGRHGAARRSLPPGSFRHHRHDHGISWLGLLAEAPPSLDAVGYAVHPQGFAGHMARTPSVTRYYLQTERGSAAEAWSEERIWAELELRMRATEHGPLHRGPIVQRAVVDLESDVLEPLRHGSLILAGDAASLLSPSAAKGANLAVLEAELLAEALVADLMHGDGGGLATYSERCLRYIWRAQEFSNWMVRLLHTTPGHDAGAPFQDALRRSRLDSLRTSRSHQDWFAEHYVGV